One window of Dinoroseobacter shibae DFL 12 = DSM 16493 genomic DNA carries:
- a CDS encoding sodium:calcium antiporter, whose product MFASLSSPVLLGIGLVATVVILVSGLRMTGLADRIADRTGLGEALIGGVLLGAATSVSGTVVSLTSALSGNASLAFSNGIGGIAAQTAFLAIADMLYRRANLEHAAAELANMFQCGILLLLLSVPFVAYSAPSVTIFAIHPASILLVVIYAIGVIATARLRKQPMWEPVDTSDTRPDTPEDEDDRSQPARGLILQFVLLMLIMGSAGWCIAQLAQVLITRYELSSSMVGALMTAVVTSFPELVTTLAAVRRGALQLAVGGIIGGNTFDILFLTLSDIGFRDGSVYHAIGRDDLLWLGVAAMMTAVLLLGLLYRERRGPGRIGAESATMLAIYAGGIAVQAF is encoded by the coding sequence ATGTTCGCCTCACTCTCTTCGCCCGTTCTGTTGGGGATCGGCCTTGTCGCGACGGTTGTGATCCTCGTCAGCGGGTTGCGCATGACCGGGCTCGCGGATCGCATCGCGGACCGGACCGGCCTGGGCGAGGCGTTGATCGGCGGCGTTCTATTGGGCGCGGCCACGTCAGTATCCGGGACGGTCGTGTCGCTGACTTCGGCGCTCTCGGGCAACGCCTCACTTGCATTTTCCAACGGGATCGGCGGCATTGCAGCGCAGACCGCCTTCCTCGCCATCGCGGACATGCTTTATCGCCGGGCCAACCTAGAACACGCGGCAGCCGAGCTGGCCAACATGTTTCAATGCGGTATCCTATTGTTGCTGCTATCGGTGCCTTTCGTCGCCTATTCCGCGCCGAGCGTCACGATCTTCGCGATCCACCCCGCCTCCATCTTACTGGTCGTGATATATGCCATCGGTGTGATTGCCACCGCACGCCTGCGCAAACAGCCGATGTGGGAGCCCGTTGACACAAGCGACACCCGCCCCGACACACCCGAGGATGAAGATGATCGCTCGCAACCGGCTCGGGGCCTAATCCTGCAATTTGTCCTGTTGATGTTGATCATGGGGTCGGCAGGCTGGTGCATCGCGCAGTTGGCACAAGTGCTGATCACACGCTACGAGCTGTCGTCCTCTATGGTCGGGGCCTTGATGACGGCCGTCGTGACCTCCTTTCCGGAGCTGGTCACGACCCTCGCTGCGGTCCGGCGCGGGGCGCTGCAACTGGCCGTCGGCGGGATCATCGGCGGCAACACCTTCGACATCCTGTTTCTGACCTTGTCGGACATCGGGTTTCGGGACGGCTCCGTCTATCACGCGATCGGACGGGATGACCTTCTCTGGCTGGGTGTTGCGGCAATGATGACCGCCGTTCTGTTGCTGGGCCTTCTATACCGTGAACGCCGTGGTCCCGGACGTATCGGCGCAGA
- a CDS encoding AI-2E family transporter — protein MDQVAQSKQTNVSGAGRAAMGRRNYALGLVAALLVIAMFAALRAMAPIAIPVVIAVFVALAVLPMDRAVAERLPKPLSWLGRAFVMVFLLSILATFIVGLSYCVTQIATQLPDVSERLSNVLLERASSGQGNTDVWTAALTQLRNMLDDQGAALADMAFNWASGVAQGVASSTGALLAGLFLVLFLVLLALSEADNWAAKLDNILTDRDRPWRQVTTRLGQALRRFLATRAVMGLITAVAYTLWFLPFDLDLLLVWGILTFLMNFIPNLGSIVSGVLPSIYAFLTLDPGTALLLAAGLVLIEQVIGNWLDPRVQGNSVAVSPLVILVAVLFWGWFWGIAGAFLATPITLAIMIFCNYVRALRPLALLLSNQRRAADLDDALSG, from the coding sequence ATGGATCAGGTGGCACAGTCGAAGCAGACCAACGTCTCCGGCGCAGGGCGTGCGGCAATGGGCCGGCGCAACTACGCGCTCGGCCTCGTTGCGGCGCTTCTCGTAATCGCTATGTTTGCCGCCTTGCGCGCAATGGCACCAATCGCAATTCCGGTCGTCATCGCGGTTTTCGTCGCTCTGGCCGTTCTGCCCATGGATCGCGCGGTGGCCGAACGTTTGCCAAAACCCTTGTCTTGGCTCGGGCGAGCTTTTGTCATGGTTTTCCTGCTCTCGATCCTGGCCACGTTTATCGTTGGCCTGTCCTATTGTGTCACGCAGATCGCGACTCAGCTGCCAGACGTCTCGGAAAGGCTGAGCAATGTGCTGCTGGAACGAGCCTCGTCGGGGCAGGGCAATACTGATGTTTGGACTGCTGCGCTTACACAGTTGCGAAACATGCTCGACGACCAAGGTGCCGCATTGGCGGACATGGCTTTCAACTGGGCCAGCGGGGTCGCGCAGGGTGTCGCGTCCTCCACCGGCGCTCTCTTGGCGGGGCTTTTTCTGGTGCTTTTTCTGGTGTTGCTGGCACTGTCCGAAGCGGACAACTGGGCTGCGAAGCTCGACAACATTCTTACGGACCGCGACCGCCCTTGGCGCCAGGTGACCACGCGCCTCGGCCAGGCCTTGCGTCGCTTCCTTGCGACGCGCGCGGTGATGGGACTGATCACTGCCGTCGCCTACACCCTGTGGTTCCTGCCGTTTGATCTCGATCTGCTGCTGGTCTGGGGCATCCTGACATTCTTGATGAACTTCATTCCGAACCTCGGCTCGATCGTGTCGGGTGTACTGCCGAGCATCTATGCATTTCTGACGCTCGATCCCGGTACGGCCTTGTTACTGGCCGCCGGGCTGGTCTTGATCGAGCAGGTGATTGGGAACTGGCTCGATCCGCGAGTCCAGGGCAACAGCGTTGCCGTGTCGCCGTTGGTAATTCTCGTGGCCGTCCTGTTCTGGGGATGGTTTTGGGGGATTGCCGGGGCGTTTCTGGCTACACCGATAACGCTGGCGATCATGATCTTCTGCAATTACGTGCGTGCACTCAGGCCGCTGGCGTTGCTTCTGTCCAACCAACGCCGAGCAGCCGATCTGGACGACGCATTGTCAGGCTGA
- a CDS encoding YrhK family protein has product MRAHQFLRIFVHQYEWVHLGVGMIGNALFLIGSILFLPDWAETQTGMLGEKVKWRTVGVWFFIAGATLMLIGSVGEVLVSLRSKRKARKS; this is encoded by the coding sequence ATGCGTGCTCACCAGTTTCTCCGTATCTTTGTCCATCAATATGAGTGGGTGCACTTGGGTGTCGGCATGATCGGCAATGCGCTGTTCTTGATCGGCAGTATTCTTTTTCTGCCTGACTGGGCCGAAACGCAGACCGGTATGCTCGGCGAAAAAGTGAAGTGGCGCACCGTCGGCGTGTGGTTTTTCATCGCCGGCGCCACGCTGATGCTGATTGGTAGTGTCGGAGAGGTCTTGGTGTCACTTCGCTCCAAACGCAAGGCACGCAAGAGCTAA
- a CDS encoding Do family serine endopeptidase, which yields MYCLPALPRALAVLALLPAGGSALPAIAQQTDFDSPTDFSEMVTERLPAVVGILSTGPAPDPSPAIQPQLPPGMREFFGGPTPPTPQGPMRTQGSGFIISQDGLVVTNNHVIAGAEQIEVIMNDDRRLDAELIGTDPATDIALLRIENVTDLPHVVWGSSDDLSIGEWVVAIGNPFGLGGTVTAGIVSARARDINAGPYDSFIQTDAAINSGNSGGPLFDVSGDVVGVNTAIFSPTGGNVGIGFAVPSAVAERIVDDLQDDGRVERGWLGVQVQPVDEALARAFKFEDPQGVLLADVTKGSPAFEAGLEPGDVLLEIDGAAVDTPRDLTFAVADTPVGATVMVTYLRNGNRVQAEVTIGQRPDLQSATAQPDAGGRDDRSDADGPRIGVSVAPLSGELRAQAGIPNEVSGLLVQSVTQGSPAAEAGLRAGDVLVEAADVTLGQVETLRDAIARAAEEGETLLIRVFRGQGYNFVVVNLSEEVVSK from the coding sequence ATGTATTGCTTACCCGCCCTTCCACGCGCTCTTGCGGTCCTTGCCCTACTGCCCGCTGGTGGCTCAGCCCTGCCGGCCATAGCGCAACAGACAGATTTCGACAGTCCGACCGATTTCTCCGAAATGGTGACGGAACGCCTGCCTGCCGTGGTCGGTATCCTGTCGACCGGCCCGGCGCCTGATCCGTCGCCTGCGATCCAGCCGCAACTGCCGCCCGGGATGCGAGAGTTCTTCGGCGGCCCAACGCCGCCGACCCCGCAAGGCCCGATGCGGACCCAAGGATCGGGGTTCATCATTTCGCAGGATGGTCTTGTCGTGACGAATAACCATGTGATCGCAGGCGCGGAACAGATCGAGGTGATTATGAATGACGATCGGCGGCTCGATGCGGAGTTGATCGGGACCGACCCCGCGACTGATATAGCGCTCCTGAGGATCGAAAATGTCACCGATCTGCCCCATGTCGTCTGGGGGTCTTCCGACGATCTGTCCATCGGCGAGTGGGTCGTGGCCATCGGCAATCCCTTTGGCCTCGGGGGTACGGTGACCGCCGGGATCGTGTCTGCACGCGCTCGGGATATTAACGCGGGACCCTATGACAGTTTCATACAGACCGATGCCGCAATCAATTCCGGCAACTCGGGAGGCCCGCTCTTTGATGTCTCGGGCGACGTCGTGGGTGTCAACACCGCGATCTTCTCGCCGACGGGCGGCAATGTCGGCATCGGCTTCGCTGTACCGTCGGCCGTAGCCGAGCGCATTGTGGACGATCTGCAAGACGATGGACGAGTCGAGCGAGGCTGGCTCGGCGTGCAGGTGCAACCGGTGGACGAGGCCCTAGCCCGGGCTTTCAAGTTTGAAGACCCCCAAGGGGTACTGCTTGCGGATGTCACGAAGGGCAGCCCGGCCTTCGAGGCGGGGTTGGAGCCGGGCGACGTCCTGCTCGAAATCGACGGCGCCGCCGTCGACACACCCCGCGATCTGACTTTTGCCGTGGCTGACACGCCCGTCGGTGCCACGGTCATGGTGACCTACCTGCGCAACGGCAACAGAGTTCAGGCGGAGGTTACCATCGGGCAGCGGCCCGACCTGCAGTCCGCCACAGCCCAGCCTGATGCCGGGGGCCGCGATGACAGGTCGGACGCGGACGGCCCGCGCATAGGCGTGTCCGTCGCGCCGCTGTCTGGTGAGCTCCGCGCGCAAGCCGGTATCCCGAACGAGGTGTCGGGCCTGCTGGTGCAATCAGTTACGCAGGGCAGTCCCGCCGCCGAAGCAGGTCTTCGCGCCGGCGACGTCCTTGTGGAGGCTGCTGATGTCACGTTGGGGCAGGTCGAAACACTGCGCGATGCCATCGCGCGCGCGGCCGAAGAGGGTGAGACGCTGCTGATCCGGGTTTTCCGCGGGCAAGGGTACAATTTCGTGGTGGTCAATCTGAGCGAAGAGGTCGTGTCGAAGTAA
- the dps gene encoding DNA starvation/stationary phase protection protein Dps, which yields MPTNFADGLNQDTRAQVVDLLNENLVNVINLTLAVKQAHWNLKGRGFIGVHELLDDVADRLRDGADTMAERAVILGGYAKGTAEVVAEQSTLEAYPLELSEISEHIEHLKARFMEVGKAIRAAAEVAEEAGDEDTADLFTEISRGVDKDAWFIGANAEGA from the coding sequence ATGCCAACGAACTTCGCCGATGGCCTTAACCAAGACACCCGGGCGCAGGTCGTCGATTTGTTGAACGAGAACTTGGTGAACGTTATCAACCTTACGCTAGCCGTGAAACAGGCGCATTGGAACCTCAAAGGACGCGGCTTCATCGGGGTTCACGAGCTTCTCGACGATGTGGCCGACCGGCTACGCGACGGGGCCGATACCATGGCCGAGCGTGCGGTGATACTTGGCGGATACGCCAAGGGCACCGCGGAAGTCGTCGCCGAACAATCCACACTTGAAGCCTATCCGCTCGAGTTGTCCGAGATCTCCGAGCATATCGAACACCTCAAGGCGCGTTTCATGGAGGTCGGCAAGGCTATTCGTGCGGCTGCCGAGGTTGCCGAGGAGGCAGGCGACGAAGATACAGCGGACCTGTTCACCGAAATTAGCCGCGGTGTGGACAAGGACGCATGGTTCATCGGCGCGAACGCAGAGGGAGCGTAA
- a CDS encoding potassium channel family protein — protein MRIIILGASRFGRAIAEQLIDAEHEVIVIDKSRDRLERLADQLDCGMLEGDGTMPTTLREVFRDENDVFVAVTNASEDNILAALVARSVGYGRVIPQIVSSELMKVCTELELNDAINPHATVAADVAEAMQDRAEIDHDTSLSNQLAIKCVHVPACLDGRPLQKLDLPENCQAVALIRDADESFVEDDTELAEDDQVLFVLERDKIDALADVFRTSDSD, from the coding sequence ATGCGTATCATCATTCTGGGCGCGTCCCGTTTCGGCAGGGCCATCGCCGAACAACTCATCGACGCCGAGCACGAAGTGATTGTCATAGACAAGTCCCGCGACCGGTTGGAGAGGCTGGCCGACCAGCTCGATTGCGGTATGCTGGAAGGGGATGGCACGATGCCCACGACCCTCCGAGAAGTCTTCCGCGATGAAAACGACGTCTTCGTGGCCGTGACCAACGCATCCGAGGACAACATCCTCGCCGCCCTGGTGGCCCGGTCGGTGGGCTATGGGCGCGTCATTCCGCAAATCGTGTCATCCGAACTGATGAAGGTCTGTACCGAACTGGAACTGAACGATGCGATCAATCCCCATGCAACCGTGGCTGCGGATGTGGCTGAGGCGATGCAGGACCGGGCCGAAATCGACCACGACACGTCGCTCTCAAACCAGCTGGCCATAAAATGCGTCCACGTGCCCGCGTGTCTCGACGGACGCCCGTTGCAGAAGCTTGACTTGCCAGAGAACTGCCAGGCCGTTGCGCTGATCCGCGACGCAGACGAAAGCTTTGTCGAGGATGACACCGAACTGGCCGAGGATGACCAGGTCCTCTTCGTGTTGGAGCGCGACAAGATCGACGCCTTGGCAGACGTGTTTCGGACATCAGATAGCGACTGA
- a CDS encoding TrkH family potassium uptake protein, with product MLAKHAPVFVILCAPPAIWAVAEGQAILALALAIPATFAALVFLAVARRPLPDDLRGVEAIVTIALVFGMSAVFVTPAFMALGMPVVDALFEAVSGATTTGLSVAFNPDAWPFAGHFLRAWVQWCGGLVMATAVLAMLLPSGLPARKLGQAGIDQGDRIASTRKQARQLLTAYAALTGIMTLATMATIPDWREALAVTLSAVSTAGFAPRSDSLASYAPLAQGMVMLSCVLGAVSLLSFVLLSQGKWRQAWRLGSLRRVGLTVILFVAALIAFLVAAGERDAGAIYSSALNLISGLTTAGFSTGPISDLGPVLLLIVVAMVLGGDVGSTAGGLKLARVAVIVGAILHAGQRLRLPRNAVAPLRQNGEPVAPETLVSILGLLGIYLGALMLLWLHILAHGHDALGALFEATSTLSTVGLSTGITGPSMSVDLKLSMTFAMWLGRVEFFAVLLLLAPRTWRGTTGG from the coding sequence ATGCTTGCGAAACATGCGCCGGTCTTTGTCATATTGTGCGCCCCGCCTGCGATCTGGGCGGTTGCGGAAGGTCAGGCCATACTGGCTTTGGCGCTCGCCATCCCGGCGACATTCGCGGCGCTCGTGTTCCTCGCGGTCGCGCGGCGGCCCCTGCCGGACGATCTGCGTGGGGTCGAAGCCATCGTAACGATAGCCCTGGTTTTTGGGATGAGCGCTGTGTTTGTCACACCCGCATTCATGGCCCTTGGAATGCCCGTGGTCGACGCACTTTTCGAGGCGGTCAGCGGGGCTACGACGACGGGGCTCTCGGTCGCTTTCAACCCGGACGCGTGGCCCTTCGCGGGCCATTTCCTGCGCGCATGGGTGCAATGGTGCGGCGGGCTCGTCATGGCGACGGCGGTTCTCGCCATGTTGCTGCCGTCCGGCCTGCCCGCACGCAAGCTCGGGCAGGCGGGGATCGATCAAGGGGATCGGATCGCGTCCACCCGCAAACAGGCGCGGCAGTTATTGACCGCTTACGCCGCGCTTACGGGCATCATGACACTGGCCACCATGGCGACCATTCCAGACTGGCGCGAGGCGCTGGCGGTGACACTGTCGGCTGTGTCGACCGCGGGCTTTGCGCCCCGCTCCGACAGTCTCGCATCGTATGCGCCGCTGGCGCAAGGCATGGTGATGCTGAGTTGCGTGCTGGGCGCAGTATCGCTGCTGAGCTTCGTTCTGCTCAGTCAGGGCAAATGGCGCCAAGCTTGGCGTTTGGGTAGCCTTCGGCGCGTCGGGCTGACGGTGATCCTGTTCGTGGCCGCGTTGATCGCGTTCCTCGTGGCGGCGGGAGAGCGTGACGCCGGCGCAATCTACAGTAGCGCTCTGAACCTGATCTCCGGTCTGACCACGGCAGGATTCTCTACCGGACCGATCTCGGATCTCGGACCTGTCTTGCTGCTGATCGTGGTGGCGATGGTGCTGGGCGGCGATGTGGGCTCGACCGCCGGTGGGCTAAAGCTGGCCCGGGTCGCCGTCATCGTTGGCGCCATCCTGCATGCGGGGCAGCGGCTTCGGCTGCCGCGCAACGCGGTCGCGCCCCTGCGCCAAAACGGCGAACCGGTCGCGCCGGAAACGCTTGTCAGCATTCTCGGGCTGTTGGGCATCTACCTGGGCGCTTTGATGCTGCTTTGGCTTCATATCCTGGCCCATGGCCATGACGCCTTAGGAGCCCTTTTCGAGGCCACGTCGACGCTTAGCACGGTGGGTTTGTCGACGGGCATCACGGGGCCGAGCATGAGTGTCGATCTGAAATTGTCGATGACCTTTGCCATGTGGCTGGGCCGCGTCGAATTCTTTGCCGTGCTTTTGCTTCTTGCTCCGCGCACCTGGCGCGGCACCACCGGAGGATAA
- a CDS encoding YqaE/Pmp3 family membrane protein — protein sequence MDILRIIVAVILPPLGVFLEVGLGKHFWINILLTILGYIPGIVHAVYIIARRQPA from the coding sequence ATGGACATTCTGCGCATCATCGTAGCCGTCATCCTCCCACCTCTGGGCGTATTTCTGGAGGTTGGGCTCGGCAAGCACTTCTGGATCAATATTCTTCTCACCATTCTGGGCTACATTCCGGGGATCGTACATGCCGTCTACATCATCGCCCGTCGCCAACCGGCGTGA
- a CDS encoding DUF4112 domain-containing protein — protein sequence MPSTSSPVANRRDRAAQFARLDRIANIFDSRFRIAGIRFGWDSILGLVPGIGDLVTAAPGVYIIGQSARMGVRRRVLARMAVNTGTDMIIGGIPLVGDIFDVGFKANQRNVRLLKKELDRDGTFDTCATMTQAQSS from the coding sequence ATGCCGTCTACATCATCGCCCGTCGCCAACCGGCGTGATCGCGCAGCACAATTTGCGCGCCTCGACCGGATCGCCAACATCTTCGATAGCCGGTTCAGGATCGCGGGTATCCGGTTTGGCTGGGACAGTATTCTTGGTCTTGTCCCTGGCATAGGAGATCTCGTGACCGCTGCGCCCGGCGTTTACATCATCGGCCAATCCGCGCGCATGGGTGTGCGACGTCGCGTTCTTGCGCGTATGGCGGTGAACACTGGTACTGACATGATCATCGGAGGTATCCCGTTAGTCGGAGACATCTTCGATGTCGGGTTCAAGGCGAACCAGCGAAATGTCCGGCTTTTGAAAAAGGAACTGGATCGCGATGGCACATTCGACACGTGCGCAACGATGACCCAAGCCCAGAGTAGCTGA
- a CDS encoding host attachment protein, with translation MQRISGLPENAFVVVADGEKALFLRNVGDNQDMNLVVARKIEQSNPAARDWATDKPGRFNDGAGVQRSAVDETDWHQLEKERFARDLADKLYKLAHQGQFDHVVIVASRVVLSALRKELHEEVLDRIILDIPKILTNHPLDEIETHLSRALADAA, from the coding sequence ATGCAACGCATATCGGGACTGCCAGAGAACGCCTTCGTCGTCGTCGCTGACGGTGAGAAGGCCTTGTTCTTGCGGAATGTGGGGGACAATCAGGACATGAACCTTGTCGTCGCGAGAAAGATCGAACAATCCAACCCGGCGGCGCGAGACTGGGCGACAGACAAACCGGGTCGTTTCAACGATGGGGCTGGCGTACAGCGCTCGGCTGTCGATGAAACGGATTGGCATCAGCTCGAGAAAGAGCGCTTCGCTCGGGATCTCGCGGACAAACTCTACAAGCTGGCGCATCAGGGACAATTCGACCATGTCGTCATCGTTGCAAGCCGCGTTGTATTGAGCGCCTTGCGCAAGGAACTTCACGAAGAGGTGTTAGATCGCATTATTCTCGACATCCCGAAGATCTTGACCAACCATCCCTTGGACGAGATCGAGACGCACCTTTCGCGAGCCCTGGCAGATGCGGCGTGA